A genomic window from Algoriphagus sp. Y33 includes:
- a CDS encoding aldehyde dehydrogenase (NADP(+)), translating to MIDQIFTAATEAFLQYKNMPANLKADFLDKIAEILETNRSQIVPVAVRESNLPEGRINGELGRTTGQIKLFATMVREGSWLEATIDPGDPQRSPLPKADIRKMLIPIGPVVVFGASNFPLAFSTAGGDTISALAAGCPVVYKGHPAHPETSRLVAECIHKAVISSDLPEGVFIHVEGGIEIGQALVKHPLAKAVAFTGSHAGGKALFDLASKREEPIPVYAEMGSVNPVFTFPAKLENELVPLAQSYVSSLTMGAGQFCTNPGLIFVPSTHAKAFETAITQEIKDIAGSPMLHPGIAKAYYESVEYYQTREELKWIKVADPKHLINGSPALAEIKASDWLADDIFQKEVFGAFALMVVYDSPNELVEVAKKLHGQLTITIWGDVPELKKNAALINLLEEKCGRLLFQGVPTGVEVGYAMQHGGPYPSTTDSKSTSVGAGAIKRFARPIAFQDMHPDLLPDALKNENPMKIVRQVNGKFTADKI from the coding sequence ATGATAGATCAAATTTTCACTGCAGCAACCGAGGCTTTCCTTCAGTACAAAAATATGCCTGCAAATCTCAAAGCAGACTTTTTAGATAAAATCGCGGAGATACTGGAAACAAATAGATCTCAAATAGTACCTGTGGCTGTAAGAGAATCAAATCTTCCCGAAGGAAGAATCAATGGGGAATTAGGAAGAACAACCGGCCAGATCAAACTTTTCGCCACTATGGTAAGAGAGGGCAGCTGGCTGGAAGCGACTATAGATCCGGGAGATCCTCAAAGATCACCTTTACCAAAAGCAGATATCAGAAAAATGCTGATTCCCATAGGGCCTGTAGTTGTATTCGGTGCAAGCAATTTCCCCCTGGCATTTTCTACCGCTGGAGGGGATACGATTTCGGCTTTGGCTGCAGGCTGTCCTGTTGTCTATAAAGGTCATCCTGCCCATCCGGAAACTTCAAGATTGGTGGCAGAATGTATTCATAAAGCTGTGATCAGTTCAGATTTGCCCGAAGGAGTGTTCATCCACGTAGAAGGAGGAATCGAAATAGGTCAAGCATTAGTTAAGCATCCTTTGGCAAAAGCCGTAGCATTCACCGGTTCTCATGCCGGAGGAAAAGCGCTTTTCGATCTTGCAAGCAAGCGCGAAGAACCTATCCCTGTATACGCAGAAATGGGTTCAGTAAATCCAGTGTTTACATTCCCTGCCAAACTTGAAAATGAATTGGTACCACTAGCCCAATCTTATGTAAGTTCTCTTACCATGGGAGCAGGCCAGTTCTGCACCAATCCGGGGTTGATCTTTGTGCCAAGCACGCACGCTAAAGCATTTGAAACAGCAATAACTCAAGAAATCAAGGACATCGCAGGCTCTCCAATGCTGCATCCCGGCATTGCCAAGGCTTACTATGAATCTGTCGAATACTATCAGACACGTGAAGAGCTAAAGTGGATCAAAGTGGCCGACCCTAAGCATCTGATCAATGGCAGTCCTGCCTTGGCAGAGATCAAAGCCTCGGATTGGCTTGCTGATGACATATTCCAAAAAGAGGTCTTCGGTGCATTTGCCCTGATGGTAGTATATGATTCCCCCAATGAATTGGTCGAGGTCGCCAAAAAACTTCATGGTCAATTGACAATCACAATCTGGGGGGATGTCCCCGAACTTAAGAAAAACGCAGCGCTGATCAATCTTCTGGAAGAAAAATGTGGCAGACTGCTTTTCCAAGGAGTACCTACCGGTGTAGAGGTGGGCTATGCCATGCAGCATGGCGGGCCATATCCGTCTACTACAGACTCCAAATCCACTTCAGTGGGTGCAGGTGCAATCAAGCGCTTTGCCCGTCCAATTGCCTTTCAAGACATGCACCCTGATTTACTTCCGGACGCTTTGAAGAATGAAAACCCAATGAAGATTGTAAGACAGGTAAACGGAAAGTTTACTGCAGATAAAATCTAG
- a CDS encoding 4-hydroxyproline epimerase, whose amino-acid sequence MSTRHTFSCIDAHTCGNPVRVVSGGVPFLQGKNMLEKRQYFLDNLDWIRTGLMFEPRGHDMMSGSMLFPPHNPENDVAVLFIETSGCLAMCGHGTIGTVTIAIEEGLIYPKVPGKLRLETPAGLVLVEYKQEGKKVKSVKLTNVKSFLAEEGLEIESDELGKLTVDVAYGGNFYCIVDPQENFPGLEHYKAEQLITMARSLRQKMNEKYEFVHPEHPEIKGLSHVLWTGKTLDPTSTARNAVFYGDKAIDRSPCGTGTSARLAQWYAKGLLKPGEDFIHESFIGSKFVGRIVKETEIAGKPAIIPSIEGWAKVYGYNTIILDDDDPYVHGFQVI is encoded by the coding sequence ATGTCAACAAGACACACTTTCTCCTGCATTGATGCCCATACTTGTGGCAATCCTGTGCGGGTAGTTTCGGGCGGAGTTCCCTTTTTACAGGGAAAAAACATGCTGGAAAAGCGCCAATACTTCTTGGACAATTTAGACTGGATTAGGACGGGATTGATGTTTGAGCCACGGGGTCACGATATGATGTCCGGCTCAATGCTTTTTCCCCCACATAATCCTGAGAATGATGTGGCGGTGCTGTTTATCGAAACCAGCGGATGCTTGGCTATGTGTGGACATGGGACGATTGGAACAGTAACCATAGCAATCGAGGAAGGATTGATATACCCAAAGGTTCCCGGAAAGCTGAGACTGGAGACGCCGGCCGGATTGGTTCTAGTGGAATACAAACAAGAAGGAAAAAAGGTGAAATCCGTAAAGCTGACGAATGTAAAAAGCTTTCTGGCTGAGGAAGGATTGGAAATAGAATCTGATGAATTGGGAAAACTGACAGTGGACGTGGCCTATGGTGGCAACTTCTATTGCATCGTTGACCCACAGGAAAATTTTCCAGGGTTAGAGCATTATAAAGCTGAGCAATTAATTACCATGGCCCGTTCGCTTCGTCAAAAAATGAACGAGAAATATGAGTTTGTGCATCCTGAGCATCCTGAGATCAAAGGACTTTCACATGTACTTTGGACAGGTAAAACGCTTGATCCTACCAGCACTGCCAGAAATGCAGTATTCTATGGTGACAAGGCAATCGACCGGTCTCCCTGCGGAACAGGAACTTCGGCCAGACTTGCACAGTGGTATGCCAAAGGGCTGTTGAAACCGGGAGAAGACTTCATCCATGAGAGCTTCATCGGGTCTAAATTCGTCGGCAGGATAGTAAAAGAAACAGAGATAGCCGGCAAACCTGCCATCATTCCAAGTATAGAAGGTTGGGCAAAAGTCTACGGCTACAATACAATAATTCTCGACGACGACGATCCGTATGTGCATGGATTCCAAGTGATTTAA
- a CDS encoding FAD-binding oxidoreductase, producing the protein MKPTLIIGGGIIGLFSAYFLQKEGIEVQVIDQGDMQINCSTGNAGMIVPSHIIPLAAPGMISKGISWMFSSKSPFYIHPRLDAKLLKWCYQFYKAATPAHVKRSVPVLKNLSLLSKALYTEFRDEHPESLITLQEKGLMMIYQTEAVEKEEIEFAHLANTNGLQADILTPNDIRTFEPNLEVKARGAVRFPGDAHLDPGKLYAFLKSYLLEKGVKFHPNTQVTGFEKKGSVVNAVITDKQKIDVDKVILCGGSWSGELAEMLNFSLPMMGGKGYSFLQENNPEIMQSSILTEMKVAVSPYGPQIRFGGTMEIAGVNQRVNINRVKGIFEAINRYYPEFEAKFPEEKNIWKGLRPCSPDGLPYIGFAPGYSNVLVNSGHSMMGISLAPASGKIISELHRQKDTTLELTGFEVGRYN; encoded by the coding sequence ATGAAACCAACCCTCATCATCGGCGGCGGAATAATCGGCCTGTTTTCCGCATATTTTCTTCAAAAAGAAGGGATAGAAGTTCAGGTAATCGATCAAGGCGATATGCAGATAAATTGCTCCACGGGCAATGCCGGCATGATTGTGCCCAGCCACATTATCCCCCTGGCAGCTCCCGGCATGATCAGCAAAGGGATTTCTTGGATGTTTTCGTCCAAAAGTCCTTTTTACATCCATCCCCGATTGGATGCCAAGCTGTTGAAATGGTGCTACCAATTCTATAAAGCCGCCACCCCTGCCCATGTGAAGCGAAGTGTGCCCGTATTGAAAAATCTGAGTTTGCTAAGTAAAGCTCTTTATACGGAATTCAGGGATGAGCATCCGGAATCTCTTATCACGCTTCAAGAAAAAGGACTGATGATGATCTATCAGACGGAGGCAGTGGAAAAGGAAGAAATCGAATTCGCTCATCTTGCTAATACAAACGGCCTACAGGCGGATATTCTTACTCCCAATGATATCCGCACCTTCGAGCCAAATCTGGAAGTGAAAGCCCGTGGAGCGGTAAGATTCCCGGGAGATGCGCACTTGGACCCGGGAAAACTATACGCTTTTCTGAAGAGCTACTTACTGGAAAAAGGAGTGAAATTCCATCCAAATACCCAAGTGACTGGCTTTGAGAAAAAAGGAAGCGTAGTAAATGCCGTAATCACGGACAAGCAGAAAATCGATGTGGACAAGGTCATTCTATGTGGAGGATCTTGGTCTGGGGAATTGGCTGAAATGCTGAATTTCTCACTTCCTATGATGGGGGGAAAGGGCTATTCATTTCTTCAGGAAAATAATCCTGAAATTATGCAATCCTCGATTCTGACAGAAATGAAGGTGGCCGTAAGCCCATATGGCCCGCAAATCCGCTTTGGAGGAACAATGGAAATTGCAGGGGTCAATCAAAGGGTAAATATTAATCGCGTAAAAGGGATTTTCGAAGCTATCAACCGCTATTACCCGGAATTTGAAGCCAAATTCCCTGAAGAAAAAAACATCTGGAAAGGCTTGAGACCCTGCTCCCCAGATGGTCTTCCTTACATTGGATTTGCTCCCGGTTATTCCAATGTGTTGGTAAACAGCGGGCATTCCATGATGGGGATCAGTCTTGCTCCTGCCTCCGGCAAAATCATCAGTGAACTGCACCGGCAAAAAGACACTACATTGGAATTGACCGGATTTGAAGTAGGCCGATATAACTGA
- a CDS encoding Uma2 family endonuclease, with translation MKPEDKDTVQEPFTEYGMYSYADYLTWEIDEMVELIKGKVFRSAAAAPRRKHQEVGGLLYSRFLIHLEGKNCKVFIAPFDVRLPIKSKKNEEIFTVVQPDICVVCDRSKLDDAGCVGAPDLIVEVLSPGNNKKELRNKYEVYEESGVTEYWVIHPDEETLVINKLIDGNYVPSRLFTHGDIVKSDCIAGFEIDLEEFFEKID, from the coding sequence ATGAAACCTGAAGATAAAGACACTGTACAAGAGCCATTTACAGAATATGGGATGTATTCTTATGCGGACTATCTGACTTGGGAGATCGATGAAATGGTCGAGCTAATCAAGGGCAAAGTGTTTCGTTCTGCCGCAGCTGCCCCTAGAAGAAAGCATCAGGAAGTAGGCGGATTACTATATTCTAGATTTTTGATTCATCTGGAAGGAAAAAACTGCAAGGTATTTATCGCTCCGTTTGATGTGAGGTTACCAATTAAATCCAAAAAGAACGAAGAGATATTCACAGTCGTTCAGCCGGATATCTGCGTAGTTTGTGACCGGTCCAAATTGGATGATGCCGGATGCGTCGGAGCACCGGATTTAATAGTAGAAGTGCTTTCTCCCGGGAACAATAAGAAGGAATTAAGGAACAAATATGAAGTTTATGAAGAGTCCGGAGTAACCGAATATTGGGTAATTCACCCGGATGAGGAAACGTTGGTTATCAATAAACTGATAGATGGCAACTATGTTCCCTCCCGGCTTTTCACACACGGTGACATTGTAAAGTCAGATTGTATCGCCGGTTTTGAGATTGATCTGGAAGAATTTTTTGAGAAAATAGATTGA
- the argJ gene encoding bifunctional glutamate N-acetyltransferase/amino-acid acetyltransferase ArgJ, with amino-acid sequence MIKNITNVRGIKCWGAHTGVKSMKRDLAIIYSEVPAAAAGTLTQNKVRAEPIKITEKHLANNRAQVIICNAGNANACTGDQGREGAEAMVRTTAKALGISEDDVIVASTGIIGVEFPTEDVVEGLKVNIPKLSNELKAGSFVANAILTTDTFAKEGFIDFEHDGAMINMGGVAKGSGMIHPNMATMLAFVVTDFNIDEKLLQEAVTYCVDRSFNMITVDGDTSTNDMVAVLANGLAGNRKISSKEDPGYEVFLEKLLELLTHLAKLIVSDGEGASKFIEYRVTNARTEAIARTLIRAISDSTLVKTAMFGRDPNWGRIIAAAGNAGVSFNYKKVNLFIGDQKHLVQVLEKGNPVEFEKSYMKKLLRESHIRVKLELNTGDEEGVGWGSDLTTDYVMFNSVYTT; translated from the coding sequence ATGATTAAAAATATTACCAATGTACGTGGCATTAAATGCTGGGGGGCTCACACTGGAGTGAAATCCATGAAAAGGGATTTGGCTATCATATATTCTGAAGTTCCGGCTGCAGCTGCGGGAACTTTGACCCAAAATAAAGTGCGTGCCGAGCCTATTAAAATCACCGAAAAGCATCTGGCCAACAATAGAGCTCAGGTTATTATCTGTAATGCGGGTAATGCTAACGCATGCACAGGAGATCAGGGTCGTGAAGGCGCAGAAGCGATGGTTCGTACTACTGCCAAGGCTTTGGGGATTTCGGAAGACGACGTGATCGTAGCATCTACAGGCATAATTGGAGTGGAATTTCCTACTGAGGACGTAGTAGAAGGTCTGAAGGTCAATATTCCCAAGCTTAGTAATGAGTTGAAGGCAGGCTCATTTGTCGCGAATGCTATTTTGACGACAGATACCTTTGCTAAGGAAGGTTTTATCGACTTTGAGCATGACGGAGCGATGATCAATATGGGGGGCGTAGCCAAAGGTTCTGGGATGATTCATCCTAATATGGCGACTATGCTGGCTTTTGTAGTGACGGATTTTAACATTGACGAGAAACTCCTTCAAGAGGCGGTGACTTACTGTGTGGATCGATCGTTCAATATGATTACTGTGGATGGAGATACTTCTACCAATGATATGGTGGCTGTATTGGCCAATGGATTGGCAGGAAATCGAAAAATATCAAGTAAGGAAGATCCAGGCTATGAGGTTTTTTTAGAAAAACTACTTGAGCTATTGACTCATTTGGCTAAACTGATTGTGTCGGATGGCGAAGGGGCGTCAAAGTTTATAGAATACAGAGTAACCAATGCGAGGACGGAGGCCATTGCAAGAACACTTATCCGTGCGATTTCGGATTCTACACTAGTGAAAACAGCTATGTTTGGCCGTGATCCAAATTGGGGACGGATTATCGCTGCGGCAGGTAATGCAGGGGTTTCTTTTAATTATAAGAAAGTCAACCTTTTTATTGGGGATCAGAAACATCTTGTTCAGGTTTTAGAAAAAGGAAATCCGGTGGAATTCGAGAAGTCTTACATGAAAAAATTACTTCGAGAATCCCATATCAGGGTAAAACTCGAACTCAATACAGGAGATGAAGAAGGCGTAGGTTGGGGATCGGATCTAACTACGGATTATGTGATGTTCAATTCGGTCTATACGACTTAG
- the argC gene encoding N-acetyl-gamma-glutamyl-phosphate reductase has translation MSNQKLKAAIVGASGFTGSELARLLLNHSEVTIEIITSESHVGKPFSDLHPQFFNRLDIPLVSADEVGNSNPDVIFLALPHGVSMDFVAKWKDSGAKIIDLSGDFRLSGKEVYEQWYDKKHSYPEGFDAAVYGLPELFAEQIKGANLVANPGCYPTASILSMAPLFAKRLVREKSLIIDAKSGLTGAGVKASATTHFSSVNENFKAYGIAGHRHTIEIEEQLGALAGHQTAVQFTPHLLPVDRGILVTAYAKVTGDMNQEKLTEIYRDFYQDKPFVRLRNQAPGIKDVRGSHFCDVFPVWDERTERVIVISVIDNLLKGAASQAVHNMNLMFGLAESEGLNQVPLKP, from the coding sequence ATGAGCAATCAGAAATTAAAAGCGGCCATAGTAGGAGCATCCGGATTTACAGGATCTGAGTTAGCGAGATTACTTCTCAATCACAGTGAAGTTACTATAGAAATAATCACTTCTGAATCGCATGTGGGTAAGCCTTTCTCGGATTTGCATCCACAGTTTTTCAATCGATTGGACATTCCTTTGGTAAGTGCAGATGAGGTTGGGAATAGTAATCCGGATGTGATTTTCTTGGCCTTACCACATGGGGTTTCCATGGATTTTGTAGCCAAATGGAAAGATTCCGGCGCAAAGATCATTGACCTTTCAGGAGATTTTAGGCTTTCCGGCAAAGAAGTCTATGAACAATGGTATGACAAAAAACATAGCTATCCGGAAGGATTTGATGCTGCGGTATATGGTTTGCCTGAGCTTTTTGCGGAGCAGATCAAAGGAGCCAATCTGGTTGCTAATCCGGGTTGCTATCCTACAGCGTCTATACTTAGCATGGCTCCGCTTTTTGCGAAGCGATTGGTACGGGAAAAATCGCTCATCATAGATGCGAAGTCAGGCCTTACGGGAGCAGGCGTGAAGGCGAGTGCGACAACTCATTTTTCCAGCGTGAATGAGAATTTCAAGGCATATGGAATTGCAGGGCATCGGCATACCATTGAGATAGAGGAGCAATTGGGTGCGTTGGCAGGACATCAGACGGCAGTCCAATTTACCCCCCATCTACTTCCGGTAGATAGGGGTATTTTGGTGACAGCTTATGCCAAAGTCACAGGAGATATGAATCAAGAGAAGTTGACGGAAATTTATAGGGACTTTTATCAAGACAAACCTTTTGTAAGATTGAGAAATCAAGCTCCTGGAATCAAAGATGTGAGAGGAAGTCATTTTTGCGATGTTTTCCCTGTGTGGGATGAAAGAACAGAACGGGTAATTGTGATTTCTGTCATTGATAACTTGCTGAAAGGCGCCGCCAGCCAAGCGGTCCATAATATGAATTTAATGTTTGGTTTGGCGGAGTCAGAAGGATTGAATCAAGTGCCGTTAAAACCTTAA
- a CDS encoding aspartate aminotransferase family protein has product MTNQDLYTKDKENYLPTFNRFPLAFIKGKGSRLWDADGKEYIDLLAGIAVTNVGHCHPKVVKAIQEQAAQLMHVSNFFVSPQQVALSELLVKISGLDRVFLTNSGAESVEGAIKIARRYAHKHDRGGKIISMHNSFHGRTLATIATGQEKYQQGFGPIPTGFAQVSFNDLAAVEAAIDEDTAGVIVEPIQGEGGVVPAEKAYLEGLRKLCDEKGVLLIFDEIQCGIGRTGKWFAKDLFGVQPDIMTLAKGLGGGAPIGAVLCNEKVASAIEFGDHGTTFGGNPLVAASAIATIEVINEEQLCKRATETGEWLRGKLDELITKHDELESVRGVGLMLGIKMKSEAKPVVLKLLEEGIVANATAGNILRLVPALNISRDELNIFLEKLDEILTETAVTA; this is encoded by the coding sequence ATGACTAACCAAGATTTATATACAAAAGACAAAGAGAATTATTTACCCACATTCAATCGCTTTCCTTTAGCTTTTATAAAAGGAAAAGGGAGTAGACTCTGGGATGCAGATGGGAAAGAATACATTGATTTGTTGGCCGGTATCGCTGTTACCAATGTGGGGCATTGCCATCCGAAAGTCGTAAAAGCGATTCAGGAGCAGGCAGCTCAGTTGATGCATGTTTCCAACTTCTTCGTAAGTCCTCAGCAGGTTGCATTGAGTGAATTACTCGTGAAAATCTCAGGGTTGGATCGCGTTTTTCTTACAAATAGTGGAGCAGAGTCAGTGGAGGGGGCAATCAAAATTGCAAGGAGGTATGCGCATAAGCACGACAGGGGTGGAAAAATCATTTCCATGCATAATTCCTTTCATGGAAGGACTTTAGCGACTATTGCTACGGGCCAAGAGAAATATCAGCAGGGCTTTGGGCCTATCCCCACCGGGTTTGCCCAAGTATCATTTAATGATCTTGCGGCTGTTGAAGCTGCAATAGACGAGGATACAGCAGGCGTTATTGTGGAGCCGATTCAGGGAGAAGGGGGCGTTGTTCCTGCGGAAAAAGCTTATTTGGAAGGATTGAGAAAGCTTTGTGATGAGAAAGGGGTTTTATTGATTTTTGATGAAATCCAGTGCGGAATCGGTAGAACCGGGAAATGGTTTGCAAAAGACCTTTTTGGAGTACAGCCAGATATCATGACGTTGGCCAAGGGGTTGGGTGGCGGTGCGCCGATTGGGGCTGTGCTTTGCAATGAGAAAGTGGCAAGTGCTATAGAGTTTGGGGATCACGGGACTACTTTTGGAGGCAATCCATTGGTGGCGGCTTCGGCGATAGCAACTATTGAGGTGATCAATGAAGAGCAGCTTTGCAAGCGGGCGACAGAAACGGGCGAATGGCTGAGAGGAAAATTGGATGAATTAATTACAAAGCATGATGAGCTTGAATCCGTTAGGGGCGTAGGGTTGATGCTTGGAATAAAAATGAAATCTGAAGCCAAGCCGGTTGTATTGAAATTGCTCGAAGAAGGAATCGTTGCCAATGCGACTGCCGGAAATATTTTGAGACTTGTGCCAGCCCTTAATATCAGCAGAGATGAGCTGAATATTTTTCTTGAAAAATTGGACGAAATCTTAACAGAAACCGCAGTTACTGCCTAA
- the argB gene encoding acetylglutamate kinase — translation MSKQRILIKYGGNAMINPQLQQEIAAQIFKLQEAGYEVIMVHGGGPFINKALEKAAIKSHFVDGLRVTEAIAFAEIQKALIGEVNADLISTLNQNKLKAIGLSGKDAGMVRAKKYLHTSADGSRVDLGMVGEITDIDNSLINLLCKSGYVPVVACLADGADGTSYNINADTFAGKLAAAVNADQLIVLTDVDGLFLNYPDPASIIDQLNETTVKAHMGTTIQGGMIPKIQSCMLALQEGVKKAIILNGTKPKQISDYVIDREKIGTTLTL, via the coding sequence ATGTCTAAGCAAAGAATTCTCATCAAATATGGTGGGAATGCGATGATAAACCCCCAGTTGCAGCAGGAAATTGCTGCGCAGATTTTTAAACTTCAAGAAGCAGGATATGAAGTAATCATGGTACACGGGGGGGGGCCATTTATCAATAAAGCACTGGAAAAGGCCGCCATCAAATCACATTTTGTAGATGGTCTTAGGGTCACGGAGGCTATAGCTTTTGCAGAAATTCAAAAAGCCCTGATAGGAGAAGTCAATGCAGACTTGATCTCCACGCTCAATCAAAATAAACTGAAAGCCATCGGTCTTTCCGGCAAGGATGCGGGAATGGTCCGGGCTAAAAAATATCTCCACACCTCAGCCGACGGTAGTAGGGTGGATTTAGGCATGGTGGGTGAAATCACCGACATCGACAATAGCCTGATCAATCTGCTTTGCAAATCAGGTTATGTGCCTGTGGTGGCCTGTCTGGCTGATGGGGCGGATGGCACGTCCTACAATATCAATGCGGATACGTTTGCGGGAAAACTGGCTGCTGCTGTGAATGCCGATCAACTTATTGTTCTGACGGATGTAGATGGACTGTTTCTCAATTACCCGGATCCGGCTTCAATCATCGATCAACTTAATGAAACTACCGTGAAGGCCCATATGGGAACTACCATCCAAGGAGGAATGATCCCAAAAATTCAATCCTGTATGCTGGCTTTGCAAGAAGGGGTGAAAAAAGCAATTATTCTAAATGGCACCAAACCTAAGCAGATCTCGGATTATGTAATTGACAGGGAGAAAATTGGAACTACTTTGACACTATAA
- a CDS encoding ATP-binding protein: MSSAPIVRTIIPSIKERLFRNKAILLLGPRQVGESTLCETMLAEIADPRLYMNGDEADVRSELTDVSAARLKSILGDNKILFIDEAQRIPGIGLTLKIIVDQLKDIQVVATGSSAFDLANLSNEPLTGRKFEFFLYPLSFGEMVNHHGLLAEKRMIEHRMIYGCYPEIVTNPGEEKELLKLLTGSYLYKDLLMLEQIKKPVLLEKLLKALALQLGSGVNYHELAQIVGADKVTVEKYIDLLEKAFVIFRVPAYNRNVRTELKKGKKIYFYDCGIRNAILGNFNQLINRTDSGALWENYFLVERMKYQAYKNVDAKYYFWRTTAQQEIDFIEEVEGQMIAIECKWSDKSKVRFSTTFTDAYPESKLEVLTPKNFEGMLGYHL; encoded by the coding sequence ATGTCATCAGCCCCAATCGTAAGGACTATAATACCATCAATCAAGGAACGTTTATTTCGGAATAAGGCGATATTGCTCTTAGGGCCACGGCAAGTTGGTGAAAGCACTCTATGTGAAACCATGCTTGCGGAAATAGCAGATCCACGCTTATATATGAATGGGGATGAGGCTGATGTCCGGTCCGAACTTACTGATGTCTCTGCGGCTCGGCTTAAGAGCATTCTTGGAGATAATAAAATACTTTTTATTGATGAAGCTCAACGAATCCCCGGAATTGGGCTGACATTGAAAATAATCGTAGATCAGTTGAAAGATATCCAAGTTGTTGCGACGGGATCGTCTGCTTTTGATTTGGCAAATCTTTCTAACGAGCCCTTGACTGGACGTAAATTTGAATTTTTCCTATACCCTTTGAGTTTTGGGGAAATGGTTAATCATCATGGTTTGCTGGCAGAAAAACGCATGATTGAGCATAGGATGATTTATGGATGCTATCCTGAAATCGTAACAAATCCGGGAGAAGAAAAGGAGCTTTTGAAGCTTCTGACAGGAAGTTATCTTTACAAAGATCTGCTAATGCTGGAGCAAATTAAAAAACCTGTCTTGTTGGAGAAATTGCTCAAAGCTCTAGCTCTTCAGTTGGGCAGTGGAGTTAATTACCATGAACTTGCCCAAATAGTAGGCGCGGATAAGGTTACAGTAGAAAAATATATTGACCTACTGGAAAAAGCCTTTGTGATCTTTAGAGTTCCCGCGTACAATAGAAACGTGAGGACTGAATTGAAGAAAGGAAAAAAGATTTATTTCTATGACTGTGGAATTAGGAATGCGATTCTAGGCAATTTCAACCAACTGATCAACAGGACTGATTCTGGGGCACTTTGGGAGAATTATTTTCTCGTGGAACGCATGAAATACCAAGCCTATAAAAATGTGGATGCTAAGTACTATTTCTGGAGAACTACAGCTCAGCAGGAAATAGATTTTATTGAAGAGGTGGAAGGACAAATGATTGCAATAGAATGCAAGTGGAGTGATAAATCGAAAGTCAGGTTTTCCACAACGTTTACTGATGCATACCCTGAGTCTAAGCTAGAAGTACTTACTCCCAAAAACTTTGAGGGGATGTTAGGGTATCATCTTTAA